The Echinicola jeungdonensis genome segment ATCATCGCGTTGTCCCATGACCTTCCTGAGTTTATGGTACATCCTGAAAACAGGTTCATACCGCTTCATCCCAAGCTGCCTTTGTAGCTCTGAGGCACTGAAGCTCTTCTTAGTGGCGGTTATGAAGGTCATGGCCAGCAGCCAGGTCCTAATTGGAAGGTTGCTGTTTCCATAACAGTACCACTCTTGATGCTGGTCCTGAACCCACATGAAGCACATTGAAAGGACTTCTTGTTTTCAAGCCAATAATGACGGTTACAGCTGCACCGTTTGCAAATGATGCCCGATTTTGTCCTTTGTTCTCTAATGAACTTAATACAGGAAGACTCGTCAGGAAACCGATTAATGAAGTTGATTATATTCATGGTCAAAACCGTTTATTTTGACCCAATTTATACAGAGTAATAACTTAACTAAAGCTATTGACACTAACTGTCACTTTTAATTTATTTGGCTACTGGTGTCATTGCGGATATACATAATTTTAATTTTAAAAATAAAATATTCATTATGCGTTTTTTTAAAATAACGAAAAAAATTATAGGTGAAATCATTAGGGGAAGATGCCAGGGAGATCCTCCCTAGTAAGGTAATCACAGCAAAAAAAACTGCTGTTTAAACTGGAAATGCTGTTGTGAATTGCTTTCAGAATTATACCTTAGCTAGGTAATCACAGCAGAGTAATTTTGGAAATAGAACAGAGCATTGTTGTGAATTGCTTTCAGAATTATACCTTAGCTAGGTAATCACAGCTATGCCATAAAATTTATTATTAGCCAACTTGTTGTGAATTGCTTTCAGAATTATACCTTAGCTAGGTAATCACAGCTAATAGCATTAATTACACCTGAACCACACGGTTGTGAATTGCTTTCAGAATTATACCTTAGCTAGGTAATCACAGCCTTTCAACATTGTCATGAGTTATTCTTCCGTTGTGAATTGCTTTCAGAATTATACCTTAGCTAGGTAATCACAGCATTTGATACTGAATTTACCGGATCAGTAACGTTGTGAATTGCTTTCAGAATTATACCTTAGCTAGGTAATCACAGCATGCCTTCGAAGCTCTTCAATACCTTGACCGTTGTGAATTGCTTTCAGAATTATACCTTAGCTAGGTAATCACAGCACAAGTGTAATGAATGCCACCGCTATTGTGGTTGTGAATTGCTTTCAGAATTATACCTTAGCTAGGTAATCACAGCTTTTGATATTGAAGGAAAGCCAGATTATGTGTTGTGAATTGCTTTCAGAATTATACCTTAGCTAGGTAATCACAGCTGTATATGAAAACTGCTTCGAGCCTCCTACGTTGTGAATTGCTTTCAGAATTATACCTTAGCTAGGTAATCACAGCGTTTTTGCATAGGAACTGATAGAAACCTGTAGTTGTGAATTGCTTTCAGAATTATACCTTAGCTAGGTAATCACAGCTTTCTTCTGTTTATTAATCCTTTAATTTCCGTTGTGAATTGCTTTCAGAATTATACCTTAGCTAGGTAATCACAGCTGGAAATATTCAACTTCCTCCAGGTAATCAGTTGTGAATTGCTTTCAGAATTATACCTTAGCTAGGTAATCACAGCCTTAGGCGAAAATGAAAATAGAACAATGCAGTTGTGAATTGCTTTCAGAATTATACCTTAGCTAGGTAATCACAGCCTCCTTTTTGTGCCCATGGTAGGCAAGAGGGTTGTGAATTGCTTTCAGAATTATACCTTAGCTAGGTAATCACAGCTGGCCTGTAGTGTTCCGGCTCTCCTATTATGTTGTGAATTGCTTTCAGAATTATACCTTAGCTAGGTAATCACAGCAAATAGGCTCAATCATGCAGAGGAGGATTTGTTGTGAATTGCTTTCAGAATTATACCTTAGCTAGGTAATCACAGCAAAGGGCGCTTTTATAGTTACCAACATTTCGTTGTGAATTGCTTTCAGAATTATACCTTAGCTAGGTAATCACAGCCTATGGTGGCACAGGCCAACAAAGACAATGTTGTGAATTGCTTTCAGAATTATACCTTAGCTAGGTAATCACAGCCCACCCCTAAATTATCCCTATGCAGGAAATGTTGTGAATTGCTTTCAGAATTATACCTTAGCTAGGTAATCACAGCAAGGGGTGCAATATGAATTTAAAGGTCATCGTTGTGAATTGCTTTCAGAATTATACCTTAGCTAGGTAATCACAGCGTCTTTATGTCCTAACATTTTGGAAACTGTGTTGTGAATTGCTTTCAGAATTATACCTTAGCTAGGTAATCACAGCGTTACAAAATCAGGCTCAGAATGTTAATGCGTTGTGAATTGCTTTCAGAATTATACCTTAGCTAGGTAATCACAGCGAATCATTTGAGCGGGGGATATTTGAGGGAGTTGTGAATTGCTTTCAGAATTATACCTTAGCTAGGTAATCACAGCACCTGAAATTACCTGCACTTGGAGCACCTGTTGTGAATTGCTTTCAGAATTATACCTTAGCTAGGTAATCACAGCCAGAGGAGCCGCGAAAAAACAACAAAAGCGGTTGTGAATTGCTTTCAGAATTATACCTTAGCTAGGTAATCACAGCTGTGGGATTTGAGGAGGCTTCATCATGTACGTTGTGAATTGCTTTCAGAATTATACCTTAGCTAGGTAATCACAGCCCCCTCCGATTAGCAAACTCCCTATCTGCCGTTGTGAATTGCTTTCAGAATTATACCTTAGCTAGGTAATCACAGCATACCTCCATGTAAGTGGTTGGTATGCTGTTGTTTAAGTTGATATTTAGAAATAAAAAATCAAGCTGTTTTGGGTTGTTAAAAAGGATAGTAGGCCAATTTCATTTTTCAAATGATTAAAATAAATCCAATTGTTGGGAGGGAGGTTCATTATCTACACTTTTGGTTCCGTGAAAAATTTCCATCAAGCCAAATTGCCGGTCTGTAATCGACATAATACCCACTTTTCCCTTCGGTGGAAGATTTTTTTTGACCCTTTTGATATGCACATCAGCATTTTCCCGGCTGGGGCAAAACCGCATATAGATGGAAAACTGGAACATGGCAAAGCCATCATCCAGAAGTTTTTTCCGGAAGGAGGAGGCTATCCTCCGGTCCTTTTTGGTTTCCGTTGGCAAATCAAAAAAAACTAAAACCCACAAAGTTCTATATTGGTTAAGTCTTGAAAAATAGCTTTCATCCATATTCGGGGTAAATAATTTTCCGGCTAATGCCTGCAAAACATTCAAATAAAGAACTGGTCGTTCTACTGGCTGCAACCATTAAAGGGCTTTTTTGCCCATCAATAATTACATCCAAGACCGGAATTTGTAATAATTCTCTTTTTAGGCAAGTGGTGAGTTGGGTGATATCTTCTTCTGTGTCCACAATATGGGACACGATCAGGTCAACAAAAGGTCGATAGGGTTCCATAATATCATCGGCCAGACAGTATGCATTGTATTTATTTCGATGCCAAATGCCAACATGGGGTAAAAGACCGGAAGAAACCAATGCTCTGGCAATAACAGCCCTAAGAATGGCATAACCATAATTTAAAAGGTTATTGGGAGGGATACCGGTTTGGTGGCGGTTGAATTCTGGAATATCAAATATATTTTGCCAATATATGGCGGCGGCCTGGGCTTCATGGTTGCCAGTATCCCCGGAATTTACATTTTGGCCAGGTATTGTAATCGTTTATTTTCTTCCCTTTATCTTCCAAAAGGCAGGCTTGATTTTGGATTTTGGCCGATACTGTTTGCTGCCAAAGGTTTTTTTTCAATGGGAGGGAAGCATTGAGTTGGTGTTTGATCCTTTCAGTTTGTTCGGTGTGGCCATGGATGGGAAGAAGGAGGCCGTTGGGAAGGTGTTGCCCATTGCAAGTTACTACGGCAACTTTCTGATTATTCAATTTGGCCAATAGTCCATTGGTGATAGTGATCTGCGGATTTTCCAATATGACCATACCGATGTCTTCTATGGGAACTGTCTTATCAGGTTTATCATCTGTAAATGCTATCACCAATTGTTCATGCTTGGTGCTGAGGTAAGCAGGGTTTCCGAAGAAGAGGGTGCGTTTGATCATTTTTATAAGTTTATTACTTACTCTATTTCCAGGTTCTTATTTAATAATATCTCCCTTTTTACCTCCATCATATCATTGATATGAAATATTCCATCAAAGAAGTTCATAAAATAGGTACGCTCTAATAGAGACTTCTTTTCTAAATATTTATAAGCATGCCAGCCTGACCATTTCCAATCGTTTACCGATGTGGCAAACTCGTGTTTTATTGGGTTGAGATGGAAATACAGGAAGATTTCCTGCCATTGGGATGTTGTTTGGATTGGTTTTCTCCTGAAGTTATTGATAAACAAACTTCCTTTTCGTTTATACTTTTTGTTGAAAGTTTGGGCATAAGAACTGAAAAAGTTTGAAAATTGCTTGGAGATTAACTTCCCAAAGTTTCAAACTTTGGAAAAGTTTTCTTCAAGGCTTCCTCAGACTTTACCCCAACCAAAAAATGAAAATGATTGGGCATCAAGCAAAAAGCATAGGTGTCCACTACATTCCCTAAGTATTTGCTATACTGTTGGAGAAAAAAACGATAATTTTCCTCCTCCCGGAAAATATCCTCCGAGCCACTCGCTTGCCGGACGGGCAGGTTGGCGTGTTTGTAAATATGGTAGGATTGGCCTTGTTCCATAAGATTGGTGGTTTGTGCATATTCAAACCTGTCAGGTCTGGGAGACCTGACAGGTTTTGATATTTTCTAGAATGAGAATATGCCTTAAGGTGTCTTTGTAAGTGTTTGGAAATCCCTTTTTGGATTTGTTGGTGAATGAATTATCTAGTTTCCTGTTTTTAAGCTCTCCATTAAACTTCTTTATTTTCATACTCGTGGTTTCCTATTTTTATTATTCCTGATTTGTTATGGACACTTTTGATATTTCCAAGTCTATCTGTATTAAGCTTAGAACAAAATTCTTTTATCATCACACCATTTACACTTCTTTCCATTTTATTAAGCGCTGAATATTCAACTTTATTTACAATGGCGGTAGATACGTCTTGTCTAAGGAAAAAACATTGATTTCCTGAAGAACTCACCATTTTGTATATCCTTTCTGTTTGTTCCTTGGTTAGATTATTAAAGTCAATGGTGTCAATGTTTTCATCCTCATTTGGCACATACACCAAATCATTTGGAGATAAATAAAACAGTAATTTTCTTCTTTTTCGTTAATCTCTGGGACAGAAGTCAGCCCCTGTTTTTGCCTTTCTATCACAATATTCAAAGGGATGGTATCATAGCTTCGCT includes the following:
- the cas2 gene encoding CRISPR-associated endonuclease Cas2 translates to MDESYFSRLNQYRTLWVLVFFDLPTETKKDRRIASSFRKKLLDDGFAMFQFSIYMRFCPSRENADVHIKRVKKNLPPKGKVGIMSITDRQFGLMEIFHGTKSVDNEPPSQQLDLF
- the cas1 gene encoding type II CRISPR-associated endonuclease Cas1; its protein translation is MIKRTLFFGNPAYLSTKHEQLVIAFTDDKPDKTVPIEDIGMVILENPQITITNGLLAKLNNQKVAVVTCNGQHLPNGLLLPIHGHTEQTERIKHQLNASLPLKKNLWQQTVSAKIQNQACLLEDKGKKINDYNTWPKCKFRGYWQP
- the cas1 gene encoding type II CRISPR-associated endonuclease Cas1, whose amino-acid sequence is MTIPGQNVNSGDTGNHEAQAAAIYWQNIFDIPEFNRHQTGIPPNNLLNYGYAILRAVIARALVSSGLLPHVGIWHRNKYNAYCLADDIMEPYRPFVDLIVSHIVDTEEDITQLTTCLKRELLQIPVLDVIIDGQKSPLMVAASRTTSSLFECFAGISRKIIYPEYG